A region of Pyxidicoccus parkwaysis DNA encodes the following proteins:
- a CDS encoding MutS-related protein gives MSAPAENPSPHRTYTERRAAAQADLTALDSVSARYANLRTLAFLAAAGIAGFTLAGKLAKVWWWGAAAAVVVYGVLAVLHHQVFRREARAKLYVLLNERGLARLGRGWHEFTERGERFLSANHLYTPDLDVFGQGSLFQLMNETATRTGEERLAAWLSGAAPAAEVEARQGAARELAPRVDFRQDLCVDSRVVAREKAEPALFIRWAEAGPSLDSIRWARPVAVVLPIITLTLYILGNFGVLPESTVWLGLGAQLVVALITRRTLQAMDRNVEAGERGFVRYAPIFERVEGQRFEHPKLRQLQSGLQPPGGKPVSAHFARFSRLFSFIEFKRHQFHPLVHWLTLWDIHALFALERWRAAHGSQVRHWFEALAELEALSCVAGLAHDRPAFAWPVLEPQGPRVEATELGHPLLDSPVPNDVSLPGPRHALLITGSNMSGKTTLMRAVGANVVLALAGAPVCAKTFRLSPLQVLTSMRVKDSLERGVSYFYAEVQRIKAVLDAAQAAKGQALFLLDEILLGTNTRERQIASREVLRLLLATGACGAVTTHDLSLAALADEPGTHVVNVHFRDHLEGEQMVFDYKLRQGVVDTTNALRVLRLAGVPVNDPDAPVR, from the coding sequence GTGTCCGCCCCCGCCGAGAATCCATCCCCGCACCGCACGTACACCGAACGCCGCGCCGCCGCGCAGGCGGACCTGACCGCGCTGGACAGCGTGAGCGCCCGCTACGCCAACCTGCGCACCCTCGCCTTCCTGGCCGCCGCCGGCATCGCAGGCTTCACCCTCGCGGGGAAGCTCGCGAAGGTGTGGTGGTGGGGCGCGGCGGCCGCCGTCGTCGTGTACGGCGTGCTCGCCGTCCTGCACCACCAGGTCTTCCGCCGTGAGGCCCGGGCGAAGCTGTACGTGCTGCTCAATGAGCGAGGCCTCGCGCGGCTCGGACGCGGCTGGCACGAGTTCACCGAGCGCGGCGAGCGCTTCCTCTCCGCCAACCACCTGTACACGCCGGACCTGGACGTCTTCGGCCAGGGCAGCCTCTTCCAGTTGATGAACGAGACCGCGACGCGCACGGGAGAGGAGCGACTGGCGGCGTGGCTGTCCGGCGCGGCCCCGGCGGCGGAGGTGGAGGCGCGCCAGGGCGCGGCGCGCGAGTTGGCCCCGCGCGTGGACTTCCGTCAGGACCTCTGCGTGGACTCGCGGGTGGTGGCGCGCGAGAAGGCCGAGCCGGCCCTGTTCATCCGCTGGGCGGAGGCCGGGCCGTCGCTGGACTCCATCCGCTGGGCGCGACCGGTGGCCGTTGTGCTGCCAATCATCACCCTTACCCTCTACATCCTGGGCAACTTCGGCGTGCTGCCGGAGTCCACGGTGTGGCTGGGGCTCGGCGCGCAGCTCGTGGTGGCGCTCATCACCCGCCGCACGTTGCAGGCCATGGACCGGAACGTGGAGGCGGGAGAGCGCGGCTTCGTCCGCTACGCGCCCATCTTCGAGCGCGTGGAGGGCCAGCGCTTCGAGCACCCGAAGCTGCGCCAGCTCCAGTCCGGATTGCAGCCGCCAGGGGGCAAGCCCGTGTCCGCGCACTTCGCGCGCTTCAGCCGGCTGTTCTCCTTCATCGAATTCAAACGGCACCAGTTCCACCCGCTGGTGCACTGGCTCACGCTGTGGGACATCCACGCGCTGTTCGCCCTGGAGCGCTGGCGCGCCGCGCACGGTTCGCAGGTGCGGCACTGGTTCGAGGCGCTCGCGGAGCTGGAGGCCCTGTCGTGCGTGGCGGGGCTCGCGCATGACAGGCCCGCGTTCGCCTGGCCGGTGCTGGAGCCGCAGGGCCCACGTGTCGAAGCGACGGAGCTGGGACATCCCCTGCTCGACTCACCGGTGCCCAACGACGTGTCCCTGCCCGGTCCCCGGCATGCGCTGCTCATCACCGGCTCCAACATGAGCGGCAAGACGACGCTGATGCGCGCGGTGGGCGCCAACGTGGTGCTGGCGCTTGCGGGCGCGCCGGTGTGCGCGAAGACGTTCCGCCTGTCTCCACTCCAGGTGCTCACGAGCATGCGCGTGAAGGACTCGCTGGAGCGCGGGGTGTCGTACTTCTACGCGGAGGTACAGCGAATCAAGGCGGTGCTGGACGCGGCCCAGGCGGCGAAGGGCCAGGCGCTGTTCCTGCTCGACGAAATCCTGCTCGGCACCAACACGCGCGAGCGGCAGATTGCCTCGCGCGAGGTGCTGCGCCTGTTGCTGGCCACGGGCGCGTGCGGCGCGGTGACGACCCACGACTTGTCCCTGGCCGCGCTCGCGGATGAGCCCGGCACGCACGTGGTCAACGTCCACTTCCGCGACCACCTGGAGGGCGAGCAGATGGTGTTCGACTACAAGCTCCGTCAGGGCGTGGTGGACACCACCAATGCCCTGCGCGTGCTGCGACTGGCCGGCGTGCCGGTGAACGACCCGGACGCCCCCGTGCGCTGA
- the dgcA gene encoding N-acetyl-D-Glu racemase DgcA, translating into MRKLTVTHESWPIAGRFTISRGSKTSAEVVVVTLEEGGAVGRGECVPYARYGETLEGVMSALEAARPRIEAGLERDGIAAVLEPKAARNALDCALWDLEAKRSGRPVWELAGLASAPHPLVTAYTLSLDTTEAMRAAAEKAAHRPLLKVKLGRGEEDIERLRAIRAGAPSSRLIVDANEGWKPEVLPALLDACAELGVVMVEQPLPAGNDGALQGLRRSVPVCADESAHDRHGLGALLGKYDAINIKLDKTGGLTEALALASAARGEGLQLMVGCMVATSLAMAPAMLVAQDAAVVDLDGPLLLSKDRVPGIRFEGSEMFWPPRELWG; encoded by the coding sequence ATGCGCAAGCTCACCGTCACACATGAGAGCTGGCCCATCGCCGGGCGCTTCACCATCTCCCGTGGCTCCAAGACGTCCGCGGAGGTGGTGGTCGTCACGCTGGAGGAAGGCGGCGCCGTGGGGCGCGGGGAGTGTGTGCCGTATGCCCGCTACGGCGAGACGCTGGAGGGCGTCATGTCCGCGCTGGAGGCGGCCCGCCCGCGCATCGAGGCGGGGCTGGAGCGAGATGGAATCGCGGCGGTGCTGGAGCCGAAGGCCGCGCGCAATGCGCTGGACTGCGCGCTGTGGGATTTGGAGGCGAAGCGCAGCGGCCGGCCTGTCTGGGAGCTGGCGGGCCTGGCCTCCGCGCCGCATCCACTCGTCACCGCGTACACGCTGAGCCTGGACACGACGGAGGCAATGCGCGCGGCGGCGGAGAAGGCGGCGCACCGGCCGTTGTTGAAGGTGAAGCTCGGGCGCGGCGAGGAGGACATCGAGCGGCTGCGCGCCATCCGCGCGGGGGCGCCGTCGAGCCGTCTCATCGTGGATGCGAACGAGGGATGGAAGCCGGAGGTGCTGCCCGCCCTGCTCGACGCGTGCGCGGAATTGGGCGTCGTCATGGTGGAGCAGCCGCTGCCGGCGGGAAATGACGGCGCGCTGCAGGGCCTGCGTCGCTCGGTGCCCGTGTGCGCCGACGAGTCCGCGCATGACCGGCATGGGCTGGGGGCGCTGCTCGGGAAGTACGACGCCATCAACATCAAGCTGGACAAGACGGGTGGGCTGACGGAGGCGCTGGCGCTCGCCTCGGCCGCGCGGGGGGAAGGGCTTCAGCTCATGGTGGGCTGCATGGTGGCGACGTCGCTGGCCATGGCGCCCGCGATGCTCGTGGCCCAGGACGCCGCCGTGGTGGACCTGGACGGGCCGCTGCTGCTCTCCAAGGACCGCGTGCCGGGCATCCGGTTCGAGGGGAGTGAGATGTTCTGGCCGCCCCGCGAGCTCTGGGGCTGA
- a CDS encoding LysR family transcriptional regulator produces the protein MLESVTIEQLRTLRAVAEEGSFTAAARKLGQGQPAVSQAMKRLEKQLGLRLFDRSSRVPRLTAKGEAVVAAAQRLHEDLSSFQALIGRLKSGEETKLSLAVDAMFPTAALLAFIKELAATHPGVELALEIELLAAVTALVRERRATLGIAGTDVDLAGLEQRPIALLRMIPVAAPSHPLATVKGVLTDAHLASAVQVVLSERMPAGQPGSTDKGVFSTRTWRVADLMTKHALIVGGLGWGHEPEHLVREDLAAGRLIELKLAAWEGGLPPQRSLVLVRRKGSPLGPVATWASNRLTTLCQEALTAAHHHTR, from the coding sequence GTGCTCGAAAGCGTCACCATCGAACAGCTCCGGACGCTCCGCGCGGTGGCCGAGGAGGGCAGCTTCACGGCGGCGGCGCGGAAGCTGGGCCAGGGCCAGCCCGCGGTCAGTCAGGCGATGAAGCGGCTCGAGAAGCAGCTCGGCCTGCGCCTCTTCGACAGGAGCAGTCGCGTCCCACGACTCACCGCCAAGGGCGAGGCCGTCGTCGCCGCGGCACAGCGGCTCCACGAGGACCTCTCCTCCTTCCAGGCGTTGATTGGACGGCTCAAGAGCGGCGAGGAGACGAAGCTCTCGCTCGCGGTCGACGCCATGTTTCCCACCGCAGCGCTCCTGGCCTTCATCAAGGAGCTCGCGGCGACACACCCCGGCGTGGAGTTGGCGCTCGAAATCGAGCTCCTCGCGGCGGTGACGGCGCTCGTGCGCGAGCGGCGGGCCACGCTGGGAATCGCGGGCACGGACGTGGACCTCGCGGGGCTGGAGCAGCGGCCCATCGCCCTTCTGCGGATGATTCCGGTCGCCGCGCCGTCCCATCCGCTGGCCACGGTGAAGGGCGTCCTCACGGACGCGCACCTCGCCTCCGCCGTCCAGGTCGTCCTCAGTGAGCGCATGCCGGCCGGCCAGCCGGGTTCCACGGACAAGGGCGTCTTCTCCACGCGGACCTGGCGCGTCGCGGACCTGATGACGAAGCATGCGCTCATCGTGGGTGGGCTCGGCTGGGGCCACGAGCCCGAGCACCTCGTGCGCGAGGACCTCGCGGCGGGCCGGCTCATCGAGCTGAAGCTCGCGGCCTGGGAGGGCGGGCTCCCGCCGCAGCGCTCGCTCGTCCTCGTGCGGAGAAAGGGCTCACCGCTGGGGCCCGTGGCGACGTGGGCCTCCAACCGCCTCACCACGCTCTGCCAGGAGGCGCTGACCGCCGCGCACCATCACACGCGGTGA
- a CDS encoding oxygenase MpaB family protein has product MNRFALRDRINLLDAQTQSEEIVRILTTQEFPWDIEQALSFALFRTYAVPSIGVLLHETGEFNQRTQKRYDDTVLILDAILEHGMSSPTGRSAFRRMNQMHGSYDISNDDMRYVLSTFVVTPVRWLEDFGWRPFTPHEVNAWTNYYRAVGRHMGIRDIPETFDAFVALMDGYESAHFAFDARSRAVADSTLELLATFPPTNLAPKKLVNLFARTLMEDALLDAFHYERPSGFSRRVFRLALKARGTFVRYALSSRREPLYGRHRANIRSYPNGYKVEELGTFPKGCPVKHGATTGAAPSLTRDV; this is encoded by the coding sequence ATGAACCGCTTCGCGCTACGTGACCGCATCAACCTCCTCGATGCGCAGACGCAGTCCGAGGAGATCGTCCGCATCCTCACCACGCAGGAGTTTCCCTGGGACATCGAGCAGGCGCTCAGCTTCGCGCTCTTCCGCACCTACGCCGTGCCCAGCATCGGCGTGCTCCTGCACGAGACGGGGGAATTCAATCAGCGCACCCAGAAGCGCTACGACGACACCGTGCTCATCCTCGACGCCATCCTCGAGCACGGCATGTCCAGCCCGACGGGCAGGAGTGCCTTCCGGCGCATGAATCAGATGCACGGCTCCTACGACATCTCCAACGATGACATGCGCTACGTGCTCTCCACCTTCGTGGTGACGCCGGTGCGCTGGCTCGAGGACTTCGGCTGGCGGCCATTCACCCCGCATGAGGTGAACGCCTGGACGAACTACTACCGCGCCGTCGGCCGCCACATGGGCATCCGGGACATCCCGGAGACGTTCGACGCGTTCGTCGCGCTGATGGATGGCTACGAGTCCGCGCACTTCGCCTTCGACGCGCGCAGCAGGGCGGTCGCCGACTCCACGCTGGAGCTGCTCGCCACCTTCCCACCCACGAATCTCGCGCCGAAGAAGCTCGTCAATCTGTTCGCGCGCACGCTCATGGAGGATGCGCTGCTCGATGCGTTCCACTACGAGCGCCCCTCTGGCTTCAGCCGGAGGGTGTTCCGCCTGGCGCTCAAGGCTCGCGGGACGTTCGTGCGCTACGCCCTGTCATCGCGACGTGAGCCGCTCTACGGCCGGCACCGGGCCAACATCCGCAGCTACCCGAACGGGTACAAGGTCGAGGAGCTCGGCACCTTCCCGAAGGGCTGCCCCGTGAAGCACGGCGCCACCACGGGGGCGGCTCCGTCGCTCACGCGAGACGTGTGA
- a CDS encoding GNAT family N-acetyltransferase yields the protein MSRCLEPLEVRVVASIRDVPGTHWDDTVARGHPFKSSAFLSCLEDAFPERCFAYVLMLRGGRLVGLALVTEERFDLGLRLSAAAERVASRVRRLLPGFLTVRLAMVGTMETAQRHWWVDTRLLSEEEFADALLVACEEACPRADLLVVRDFMEGDDADARMEARFLSRGFRPARNLPLAVVELEGRDFDAHLRRLRRKPRASVSKQLAAARRLGLKLERVHDFRPLLPECYPLYLQVHHHATELKRPPIPRSFFEHVSERLPGESSLLTLRTSDGQLVGFVLSGTSGRVHNPFVLGMDYARSRELPIYYSLLGGELAYAAERGCMQVDLGVTCYFIKQTLGATLEGMRMVARLRSRWLRPFLSPLLPVLLSEKQPERRRTFRHTETGAPQRTGASGSFTGTPASRSTRRALVVSTTP from the coding sequence ATGAGCCGGTGTCTGGAGCCGCTGGAAGTCAGGGTCGTTGCGTCCATCCGAGACGTGCCCGGAACACACTGGGACGACACCGTGGCCCGGGGACACCCCTTCAAGAGCAGCGCCTTCCTGTCATGCCTGGAGGACGCCTTCCCGGAGCGATGCTTCGCGTATGTGCTCATGCTTCGAGGAGGGAGACTGGTGGGACTGGCGCTCGTCACCGAGGAGCGGTTCGACCTGGGCCTGCGCCTTTCCGCAGCGGCAGAGCGCGTGGCCTCGCGAGTGCGCCGGCTGCTCCCGGGCTTCCTCACGGTGCGCCTGGCCATGGTGGGCACGATGGAGACGGCCCAGCGTCATTGGTGGGTCGACACCCGGCTGCTGTCCGAGGAGGAGTTCGCCGACGCGCTCCTCGTGGCCTGCGAGGAGGCCTGCCCTCGCGCGGACCTGCTGGTCGTCCGCGACTTCATGGAGGGGGACGACGCAGACGCAAGAATGGAAGCGCGATTCCTCTCGAGGGGCTTCCGTCCGGCGCGAAACCTGCCGCTCGCCGTCGTCGAGCTCGAGGGCCGTGACTTCGACGCGCACCTCCGACGACTCAGGCGGAAGCCCAGGGCCAGCGTGAGCAAGCAGCTCGCGGCCGCGAGGCGGCTCGGGCTGAAGCTGGAGCGCGTCCATGACTTCCGGCCCCTGCTGCCCGAGTGCTACCCGCTCTACCTGCAGGTCCACCACCACGCCACCGAGCTCAAGCGGCCCCCCATTCCGCGAAGCTTCTTCGAACACGTATCGGAGCGGCTGCCCGGGGAGAGCAGCCTGCTGACGCTGCGGACCTCGGATGGGCAGCTCGTCGGGTTCGTGCTCTCGGGCACGTCCGGCCGCGTCCACAACCCCTTCGTCCTGGGGATGGACTACGCACGCTCCCGCGAGCTGCCCATCTACTACAGCCTGCTGGGCGGGGAGCTCGCGTACGCGGCCGAGCGCGGGTGCATGCAGGTCGACCTCGGGGTGACGTGCTACTTCATCAAGCAGACCCTGGGGGCCACGCTCGAAGGCATGCGCATGGTCGCGCGGCTCCGTTCTCGCTGGCTGCGACCATTCCTGAGTCCGCTGCTGCCCGTCCTGCTGAGCGAGAAGCAGCCTGAGCGGCGGCGGACGTTCCGACACACGGAGACCGGGGCGCCTCAGCGCACGGGGGCGTCCGGGTCGTTCACCGGCACGCCGGCCAGTCGCAGCACGCGCAGGGCATTGGTGGTGTCCACCACGCCCTGA
- a CDS encoding GNAT family N-acetyltransferase, translating into MDTKTYVLYALPIFFAPVAIDLAAARLQRKSRYRLNDLLTNLMLAILGILVGLTLTGATLYVYEAVRRVAPFQLGSGDVTTWLLAFVVYDCLYYWGHRAHHEVALLWAFHSVHHSGEDMNFGLALRQSIVGEATSWPFFIPMALLGIPPGVYLGVAVLQLAYQYTLHNTYVPALGRAEQLLVTPSQHRVHHSRNQPYIDKNYGNILVLWDRLFGSYQPELAEHPPVYGVRHGIRSWSPLTVNFLPFAELFRKARACGSPLDGLRCLFKGPSWQPPSLSRERFTDVDDGPSATFRKYDPRLSGRVAAYCAVQCAALIVLSAWLMWNLGAWGGAAIAGASVLITANALTLGGLLEGRRRLWHVELLRLAGVALAGALLVSGVGTAGRTESMMLLSYAVLSAAWLAALRNDFRPSPPAEASLDLQWVSSLEDVGQEAWGVCFPREDVLKSFALHRAVEAARLPGIEFHHLLARREGRVLAIVPCFRIRLSLTTVAPDIVKKAVDTVRRLFPGFLCARAFIVGTPVAICRDLLGVQQGRDGPLPAEVLRAVTREVLDRARRLRMGWVIIKELTSRFLPQVREVLSESFTLVESAATTWLYLGEEGAGTYRERLRKKYRSMMTHRERQLVDSGMRWELHHDFAPYAERMEALYLQVLHRSKVQFETLNRDFFVELSRRLGKRAFALLCFQEDELVAFELFLEDAGEVHPVYLGMDYRHRDQGALYFNCIYKIVEQAEARGKAVVELGQTSYAAKASLGAVVDRLYLAVRHLNPAVNLLLRVFRRALFPPTQVPRRQRVFRDMRANDEALVRHGVHFEEALS; encoded by the coding sequence GTGGATACGAAAACGTATGTCCTCTATGCCCTGCCCATCTTCTTCGCACCGGTAGCCATCGACCTCGCGGCCGCCCGGCTTCAGCGCAAATCTCGCTACCGGCTGAATGACCTGCTCACCAACTTGATGCTGGCCATCCTCGGCATCCTGGTGGGACTGACGCTCACCGGGGCCACGCTGTATGTCTATGAGGCCGTCCGGCGGGTTGCCCCGTTCCAGCTCGGGTCCGGGGACGTGACGACGTGGCTGCTCGCCTTCGTCGTGTACGACTGCCTCTACTACTGGGGCCACCGCGCGCATCACGAGGTGGCGCTGCTCTGGGCCTTCCACTCCGTGCACCACTCCGGAGAGGACATGAACTTCGGCCTCGCGCTGCGGCAGAGCATCGTGGGCGAGGCCACGTCGTGGCCGTTCTTCATCCCCATGGCCCTGCTGGGAATCCCGCCGGGGGTGTACCTGGGCGTGGCGGTGCTCCAGCTCGCGTACCAGTACACGCTGCACAACACCTACGTGCCCGCGCTCGGAAGGGCGGAGCAATTGCTGGTGACGCCCTCGCAGCATCGCGTGCACCACAGCCGCAACCAGCCCTACATCGACAAGAACTACGGCAACATCCTGGTGCTCTGGGACCGCCTCTTCGGCAGCTATCAGCCCGAGCTGGCCGAGCACCCACCCGTCTACGGCGTGCGGCACGGCATCCGCAGTTGGAGCCCGCTCACCGTCAACTTCCTCCCGTTCGCCGAGCTGTTCCGCAAGGCGAGGGCCTGCGGCAGTCCCCTGGACGGGCTCCGCTGCTTGTTCAAGGGACCGTCCTGGCAGCCGCCCTCGCTCTCGCGCGAGCGATTCACGGATGTGGATGACGGGCCTTCGGCCACGTTCCGCAAGTACGACCCCCGGCTCTCCGGCCGCGTGGCTGCGTACTGTGCCGTGCAATGTGCCGCGCTCATTGTCCTGTCCGCGTGGCTGATGTGGAACCTGGGGGCGTGGGGCGGCGCGGCAATCGCGGGGGCCAGCGTGCTCATCACCGCGAACGCCCTCACCCTCGGTGGTCTGCTGGAGGGCCGGAGGCGTCTCTGGCACGTGGAGCTGCTTCGGCTCGCGGGCGTGGCCCTGGCGGGTGCGCTCCTCGTGAGCGGAGTGGGCACGGCCGGGAGGACCGAGTCCATGATGCTCCTCTCCTACGCGGTGCTCAGCGCTGCATGGCTGGCCGCGCTGCGGAACGACTTCCGGCCGAGTCCTCCTGCTGAAGCGTCGCTCGACCTCCAATGGGTGTCGTCGCTGGAAGACGTGGGACAGGAGGCCTGGGGTGTCTGCTTCCCCAGGGAGGACGTGCTGAAGTCCTTCGCACTGCACCGGGCCGTCGAGGCGGCACGCCTGCCGGGCATCGAATTCCACCATCTGCTGGCCCGGCGCGAGGGCCGGGTGCTGGCCATCGTTCCCTGCTTCCGCATCCGGCTGTCCCTGACCACCGTCGCGCCCGACATCGTCAAGAAGGCGGTGGATACGGTGCGCAGGCTGTTCCCCGGCTTCCTCTGCGCCCGCGCGTTCATCGTGGGAACTCCCGTGGCCATCTGCCGGGACCTCCTGGGCGTACAGCAGGGGAGGGACGGCCCGCTCCCGGCCGAGGTGCTGAGAGCCGTCACTCGCGAGGTGCTCGACAGGGCCCGTCGGCTGCGCATGGGGTGGGTCATCATCAAGGAGCTGACGAGCCGGTTCCTGCCCCAGGTGCGGGAGGTCCTCTCGGAGTCCTTCACCCTCGTGGAGAGTGCCGCCACCACGTGGCTCTATCTGGGAGAGGAAGGCGCCGGCACCTACCGAGAGCGGCTGCGCAAGAAGTACCGCTCCATGATGACCCACCGCGAACGCCAGCTCGTGGACAGCGGCATGCGCTGGGAGCTTCATCATGACTTCGCGCCGTACGCAGAGCGGATGGAGGCGCTGTACCTCCAGGTGCTCCATCGCTCGAAGGTCCAGTTCGAGACGCTCAACCGAGACTTCTTCGTGGAGCTGTCCCGCCGGCTCGGGAAGCGTGCCTTCGCGCTGCTGTGCTTCCAGGAAGACGAGCTGGTCGCTTTCGAGCTGTTCCTGGAGGACGCGGGTGAGGTGCATCCCGTCTACCTGGGCATGGACTACCGCCACCGGGACCAGGGTGCGCTGTACTTCAATTGCATCTACAAAATCGTGGAGCAGGCCGAGGCGCGCGGAAAGGCCGTCGTGGAGCTGGGCCAGACGAGCTACGCCGCCAAGGCGAGTCTCGGTGCCGTGGTCGACCGGCTCTACCTGGCCGTCCGTCACCTGAATCCCGCCGTCAATCTCCTGCTGCGAGTCTTCCGCCGCGCGCTGTTTCCCCCAACGCAAGTGCCCAGGCGGCAGCGGGTGTTCAGGGACATGCGGGCCAACGACGAGGCCCTCGTGCGACACGGCGTCCACTTCGAGGAGGCCCTGTCATGA
- a CDS encoding pirin family protein yields the protein MNTLVPSRGLPQERTSPFLLLDYHPRYEYPALAEGQRGVGWHPHRGFETVTLAFEGSVAHRDTAGHSGVIGPGDVQWMTAASGILHEEYHAKSFARGGGPFEMLQLWVNLPGAKKMSAPGYQPITTAQIPVVPVEGGGSTSQVRVIAGEYGGTRGPARTFTPITLLDVRLGAGTKLEVPVPAHYNTLVLVASGRVSADGDTVTTGELAVFANDGEHLSLSAVEDTHLVVLAGEPIHEPIAHMGPFVMNTQRELVQAIHDFEAGEFGEIPEDAAPRS from the coding sequence GTGAACACCCTCGTCCCGAGCAGGGGCCTCCCGCAGGAGCGGACCAGTCCCTTCCTGCTGCTCGACTATCATCCCCGCTACGAATACCCGGCCCTGGCCGAAGGTCAGCGCGGCGTGGGGTGGCATCCGCATCGAGGCTTTGAAACCGTCACGCTGGCCTTCGAAGGCTCCGTCGCGCACCGCGATACGGCGGGCCACTCGGGCGTCATCGGACCGGGTGACGTGCAGTGGATGACGGCCGCGTCCGGCATCCTCCACGAGGAGTACCATGCGAAGAGCTTCGCTCGCGGCGGAGGCCCCTTCGAGATGCTGCAGCTCTGGGTCAACCTGCCTGGCGCGAAGAAGATGTCCGCCCCGGGCTACCAGCCCATCACCACGGCCCAGATTCCCGTCGTCCCTGTCGAAGGAGGAGGCAGCACCAGCCAGGTCCGCGTCATCGCCGGTGAGTATGGTGGCACTCGCGGCCCCGCGCGGACCTTCACGCCCATCACCCTGCTCGACGTGAGGCTCGGCGCGGGCACGAAGCTCGAAGTGCCGGTGCCGGCGCACTACAACACGCTCGTGCTCGTCGCTTCGGGCCGTGTCTCGGCGGACGGGGACACTGTCACGACGGGAGAGCTGGCGGTATTCGCCAACGACGGCGAGCACCTGTCCCTGAGCGCAGTGGAGGACACGCACCTCGTGGTCCTCGCGGGCGAGCCCATCCACGAGCCGATTGCCCACATGGGCCCCTTCGTCATGAACACCCAGCGCGAGCTCGTGCAGGCCATTCATGACTTCGAGGCGGGTGAGTTCGGTGAGATTCCGGAGGACGCGGCGCCGCGGAGCTGA
- the dgcN gene encoding N-acetyltransferase DgcN: MEIEKPYLLFLGDVPDQLAAKTAHGIVDWRPEWCVGQLRLEGCKADCGLPDLDIAQAKAKGAKTLIVGVANAGGVLPEHWIGKLVEALDAGMDIATGLHKRLGSFPAIAAAAARNGRKLHDVRIPDLDFATGKGTKRPGLRLLTVGTDCSVGKKYTVLALEKEMRARGLDADFRATGQTGIFISGRGVAIDAVVSDFVAGAAEWLTPANDADHWDLVEGQGSLFHPSFAGVTLGLLHGAQPDAFIVCHEPTRTKMRGVQHPLPSIQAVIDRTILEGQLTNPRIQCTGLAINTEHLGEKEALELLERTGREHGLPCVDPIRTGVGPLVDELARRFPARS; this comes from the coding sequence GTGGAGATAGAGAAGCCCTACCTTCTGTTCCTGGGTGACGTGCCCGACCAGCTCGCGGCGAAGACGGCGCACGGCATCGTCGACTGGCGGCCCGAGTGGTGCGTGGGCCAGCTCCGGCTGGAGGGCTGCAAGGCCGACTGCGGCCTCCCCGACCTGGACATTGCCCAGGCGAAGGCGAAGGGCGCGAAGACGCTCATCGTGGGCGTGGCCAACGCGGGCGGCGTGCTGCCGGAGCACTGGATTGGCAAGCTGGTGGAGGCGCTCGACGCGGGGATGGACATCGCCACCGGGTTGCACAAGCGGCTGGGCTCATTTCCCGCCATCGCCGCGGCGGCCGCGCGCAATGGCCGCAAGCTGCACGACGTGCGCATCCCCGACCTGGACTTCGCCACCGGCAAGGGCACGAAGCGCCCGGGCCTGCGGCTGCTGACGGTGGGCACGGACTGCTCGGTGGGGAAGAAGTACACGGTGCTCGCGCTGGAGAAGGAGATGCGCGCGCGCGGCCTCGATGCGGACTTCCGCGCCACCGGGCAGACGGGCATCTTCATCTCCGGGCGCGGCGTGGCCATCGACGCGGTGGTGTCCGACTTCGTCGCGGGCGCGGCCGAGTGGCTCACCCCGGCCAACGACGCGGACCACTGGGATTTGGTGGAGGGCCAGGGCTCGCTGTTCCACCCGTCCTTCGCGGGCGTCACGCTGGGGCTGCTCCACGGCGCGCAGCCGGACGCCTTCATCGTCTGCCACGAGCCCACGCGCACGAAGATGCGCGGCGTGCAGCATCCCCTCCCCTCCATCCAGGCGGTCATCGACCGGACGATTCTGGAGGGACAGCTCACCAACCCGCGCATCCAGTGCACGGGGCTCGCCATCAACACCGAGCACCTGGGTGAGAAGGAGGCGCTGGAGTTGCTGGAGCGCACGGGCCGTGAGCACGGGCTGCCCTGTGTAGACCCCATCCGCACCGGCGTCGGTCCGCTCGTCGACGAGCTGGCTCGCCGCTTCCCTGCCAGGAGCTGA